Proteins from one Salaquimonas pukyongi genomic window:
- a CDS encoding DUF3306 domain-containing protein: MSRPGKTGSDFWSRRKAAVRKAEKEEKQSIEAEAGAKRQTQTEEKSEAQILEELGLPNPDELEKGDDFSAFLATAVPQRLRRRALRRLWAVNPTLANLDGLIDYGEDYTDKANVIDNLQTTYQVGKGMLEHVMKLAEEKRAEETDEEGDGSKENMVQQSTPDAAESPGKETGNDLLTGSDLPLQTESGENVAPAKEQARSAAGEKDSEERVNPRRRMRFTYS, translated from the coding sequence ATGAGCAGGCCGGGAAAGACAGGGAGCGATTTCTGGAGCCGCCGCAAGGCAGCAGTGCGCAAAGCCGAAAAAGAAGAAAAGCAGAGCATCGAAGCTGAAGCCGGAGCAAAACGGCAGACGCAGACGGAGGAAAAGTCCGAAGCACAGATTCTGGAGGAACTGGGGCTTCCAAACCCCGACGAACTTGAGAAAGGCGACGATTTTTCTGCCTTTCTGGCAACCGCCGTACCACAGCGCCTGCGCCGCCGCGCCCTGCGCCGGCTTTGGGCGGTTAACCCCACACTCGCCAATCTCGATGGCCTGATCGATTATGGCGAGGACTACACGGACAAGGCAAACGTCATCGATAACCTTCAGACCACCTATCAGGTTGGCAAGGGAATGCTCGAACACGTCATGAAGCTGGCAGAGGAAAAGCGAGCCGAGGAAACAGACGAAGAAGGCGACGGCTCGAAGGAAAACATGGTGCAGCAATCAACGCCTGACGCTGCGGAAAGTCCCGGAAAAGAAACAGGAAATGACCTATTGACCGGTTCAGACCTTCCATTGCAAACTGAATCAGGCGAAAATGTCGCACCCGCAAAAGAACAAGCACGGTCAGCAGCAGGCGAAAAAGACAGTGAAGAACGGGTGAACCCGAGACGAAGAATGCGGTTCACATACTCGTAA
- a CDS encoding TorD/DmsD family molecular chaperone — protein sequence MSAVEKLHFVDPEDQARADLYDFLGLLLAKPADASLLNQIAALKSSPTPLGKSMDTLSRLAGVTTAETAEREYNTLFIGLGRGELLPFASYYLTGFLNEKPLAKLRGDMAGRGIARAQGKHEPEDGMASLMEMMGGMIVGRYGTVTPLEDQKQFFDAHIAPWAVHFYTDLEASKSSVFYAAVGTIGRQFMEIEEEAFRMLTR from the coding sequence ATGTCGGCAGTTGAAAAGCTGCACTTTGTCGATCCTGAAGATCAGGCACGCGCCGATCTGTATGATTTCCTCGGCCTGCTTCTGGCAAAACCTGCTGATGCCTCTCTCCTCAATCAGATAGCAGCTCTCAAGAGCAGCCCTACACCGCTTGGCAAATCGATGGACACCCTGTCCCGGCTTGCGGGGGTGACGACAGCCGAAACGGCTGAACGCGAATACAACACCCTTTTCATTGGTCTTGGCCGGGGCGAACTGCTGCCCTTTGCCAGTTATTATCTCACCGGTTTCCTGAACGAAAAGCCGCTCGCCAAATTGCGTGGCGACATGGCAGGGCGCGGCATTGCCCGGGCGCAGGGCAAGCACGAACCGGAGGACGGCATGGCCTCGTTAATGGAAATGATGGGCGGAATGATTGTCGGCCGTTACGGCACGGTAACGCCGCTTGAGGATCAAAAACAGTTTTTCGATGCCCATATCGCCCCTTGGGCCGTGCACTTTTATACCGATTTGGAGGCTTCCAAATCCTCGGTTTTCTATGCAGCGGTTGGCACAATCGGCCGGCAATTCATGGAAATCGAGGAGGAAGCATTCCGGATGCTGACGCGTTGA
- a CDS encoding formate dehydrogenase subunit alpha — translation MLRKKTNGVARRPQGASILHETVSKPVDRRAFLKGSGIAVGGLAAITATGGSVTKAQAQNAESGAVETVKSVCTHCSVGCTVIAEVSNGVWVGQEPGWDSPFNLGAHCAKGASVREHAHGERRLKYPMKKEGGEWKRISWEEAINEIGDGMMKIRDESGPDSVYWLGSAKHSNEQAYLFRKFAAYWGTNNVDHQARICHSTTVAGVANTWGYGAMTNSYNDIHNSKAIFIIGGNPAEAHPVSLLHVLRAKEQNNAPLIVCDPRFTRTAAHADEFVRFRPGTDVALVWGILWHIFDNGWEDKEFIRTRVWGMDQIRAEVAKWTPEETERVTGTPGSQLKRVARTLANNRPGTVIWCMGGTQHTNGNNNTRAYCILQLALGNMGVSGGGTNIFRGHDNVQGATDLGVLSHTLPGYYGLSAGAWGHWARVWEEDPDWLKGQFATVKGADGKDKNLMNLTGIPVSRWIDGVLEEPDNMDQPNNVRAMVLWGHAPNSQTRGKEMKTAMEKLDMLVVVDPYPTVSAVLHDRTDGVYLLPASTQFETYGSVTASNRSLQWRDKVVDPVFESLPDHTIMAKFAKKFGWADRFLRNIEMGENDEPNIEDITREFNRGLWTIGYTGQSPERIKSHMANQHTFDRTTLQAIGGPNDGEYYGMPWPCWGTPEMKHPGTPNLYDMSKPVGEGGLCFRARFGVERDGDNLLAEGVYNPGAEIQDGYPEFTMQMLMDLGWDGDLTDDERTAIDAVAGPKTNWKTDLSGGIQRVAIKHGCAPFGNAKARAVVWTFPDPVPLHREPLYTPRRDLVADYPTYEDRKFYRLPTLYASIQKKDFSKDYPIILTSGRLVEYEGGGEESRSNPWLAELQQDMFVEINPRDANNLGLRDGSQVWVEGAEGAKVKVMAMVTERVGEGVAFMPFHFGGHFEGKDLRDKYPDGADPYVLGESSNTAQTYGYDSVTQMQETKATLCKITAA, via the coding sequence ATGCTTAGGAAAAAGACCAATGGGGTTGCGCGACGCCCCCAGGGTGCAAGTATCCTGCACGAAACGGTCAGCAAACCGGTTGACCGCCGGGCCTTTCTGAAGGGTTCGGGAATTGCGGTAGGCGGCTTGGCCGCGATTACCGCAACCGGTGGTTCGGTTACAAAAGCTCAGGCACAAAATGCCGAGAGCGGTGCTGTGGAAACCGTAAAATCCGTCTGCACCCACTGTTCGGTGGGATGTACCGTCATTGCCGAAGTTTCCAACGGCGTTTGGGTCGGGCAGGAGCCCGGCTGGGACAGCCCGTTCAACCTGGGCGCTCACTGCGCCAAGGGTGCCTCGGTACGCGAACACGCCCATGGCGAACGCCGCCTGAAATATCCGATGAAGAAGGAAGGCGGCGAGTGGAAGCGCATCAGCTGGGAAGAAGCCATCAACGAAATCGGCGATGGCATGATGAAAATCCGCGACGAGAGCGGTCCCGACAGCGTTTACTGGCTCGGTTCGGCCAAGCACAGCAATGAGCAGGCCTATCTGTTCCGCAAGTTTGCTGCCTATTGGGGCACGAACAACGTCGATCACCAGGCCCGCATTTGTCACTCCACCACCGTTGCAGGCGTTGCGAACACATGGGGCTACGGCGCCATGACCAACTCCTACAACGACATCCACAATTCGAAAGCCATTTTCATCATCGGCGGCAATCCGGCCGAAGCCCATCCGGTTTCGCTGCTGCACGTGCTGCGGGCCAAGGAGCAGAACAATGCACCGCTCATTGTCTGCGACCCGCGTTTTACGCGCACCGCCGCCCATGCCGATGAATTCGTCCGTTTCCGGCCGGGAACCGACGTCGCCCTGGTCTGGGGCATTTTGTGGCACATCTTCGACAATGGCTGGGAGGACAAGGAGTTCATCCGCACCCGCGTGTGGGGCATGGATCAGATCCGCGCCGAAGTCGCCAAGTGGACGCCGGAAGAAACCGAACGCGTTACCGGCACGCCGGGCAGCCAGTTGAAGCGCGTTGCGCGCACCCTGGCCAACAACCGTCCGGGCACCGTGATCTGGTGCATGGGCGGCACCCAGCACACCAATGGCAACAACAACACCCGCGCCTACTGCATTCTGCAGCTGGCGCTTGGCAATATGGGCGTTTCCGGCGGCGGTACCAACATCTTCCGCGGCCATGACAACGTGCAGGGCGCAACGGACCTTGGAGTCCTGAGCCACACCCTGCCGGGCTATTACGGCCTGTCAGCAGGTGCCTGGGGCCACTGGGCACGGGTTTGGGAGGAAGATCCGGACTGGCTCAAGGGTCAGTTTGCCACGGTGAAAGGCGCCGATGGCAAGGACAAGAACCTCATGAACCTGACCGGCATTCCGGTCAGCCGCTGGATCGATGGTGTCCTGGAAGAGCCGGACAACATGGATCAGCCGAACAACGTTCGGGCCATGGTGCTTTGGGGCCACGCCCCCAATTCCCAGACGCGCGGCAAGGAAATGAAAACCGCGATGGAAAAGCTCGACATGCTGGTCGTCGTCGACCCGTATCCGACCGTTTCCGCCGTGCTTCACGACCGCACTGACGGGGTGTATCTCCTGCCGGCCTCTACCCAGTTCGAGACCTATGGTTCGGTAACCGCGTCCAACCGCTCGCTGCAGTGGCGGGACAAGGTGGTCGATCCGGTTTTCGAAAGCCTGCCCGATCACACGATCATGGCCAAGTTCGCCAAGAAATTCGGCTGGGCAGACCGCTTCCTCCGCAACATCGAAATGGGAGAAAACGACGAGCCGAACATCGAGGACATCACCCGCGAGTTCAACCGCGGGCTTTGGACCATCGGCTATACCGGCCAGTCGCCAGAGCGTATCAAGTCGCACATGGCCAACCAGCATACCTTCGACAGGACAACCTTGCAGGCGATTGGCGGTCCCAATGATGGCGAGTATTACGGCATGCCCTGGCCTTGCTGGGGGACGCCGGAAATGAAGCATCCGGGAACACCGAACCTCTACGACATGTCGAAACCGGTAGGCGAAGGCGGCCTTTGTTTCCGCGCCCGCTTCGGCGTGGAACGCGACGGCGACAACCTGCTTGCCGAAGGCGTTTACAATCCGGGTGCTGAAATCCAGGACGGTTATCCCGAGTTCACGATGCAGATGCTGATGGACCTGGGATGGGATGGCGATCTCACCGATGATGAGAGGACTGCGATCGATGCCGTTGCCGGACCGAAAACGAACTGGAAGACCGACTTGTCGGGCGGTATACAGCGCGTTGCCATCAAGCATGGCTGCGCTCCCTTCGGCAACGCCAAGGCGCGCGCCGTGGTCTGGACCTTCCCCGATCCGGTGCCGTTGCATCGTGAGCCGCTCTACACGCCAAGGCGCGATCTCGTTGCCGACTATCCGACCTATGAGGACCGCAAGTTCTACCGCTTGCCGACCCTCTACGCTTCGATCCAGAAAAAGGATTTCTCGAAAGACTATCCGATCATTCTGACTTCGGGGCGGCTCGTCGAGTACGAGGGCGGTGGCGAGGAAAGCCGCTCCAACCCGTGGCTGGCTGAATTGCAGCAGGATATGTTCGTCGAGATCAATCCGCGCGATGCCAACAATCTGGGTCTGCGCGACGGTTCGCAGGTTTGGGTCGAGGGGGCCGAAGGCGCCAAGGTCAAGGTCATGGCCATGGTTACCGAAAGGGTCGGTGAAGGCGTTGCCTTCATGCCGTTCCACTTCGGCGGCCATTTCGAGGGCAAGGACCTCAGGGACAAGTACCCCGACGGCGCCGACCCCTATGTCCTGGGCGAGAGCAGCAACACAGCTCAAACCTACGGCTATGATTCGGTAACCCAGATGCAGGAGACGAAAGCGACTCTCTGCAAAATCACCGCAGCATAA
- a CDS encoding ABC transporter substrate-binding protein yields MTKIKTLLATTILATGLATGASAKTLVYCSEGSPEGFDTALYTAGTTFDASSKPIYNRLVEFERGTTQVKPGLAESWEVSDDGTEYTFKLRSGVKFHTTDYFTPSREFNADDVVFSFERQLSKDNPYHTYVDGASWEYFNGMSMPDLIKSIEKVDDMTVKFVLTRPEAPFIANLAMDFASIVSKEYADKLAGEDNKSDMNQKPVGTGPFQFVAYQPDAVIRYKAFADYWDGKQPIDDLVFAITTDASVRQQKLTSGECHVMPYPNPADIEALKGNADLQMMEQQGLNVGYLAYNTKVAPFDNAKVRKALNMAINKQAILDAVFQGAGQAAKNPIPPTMWSYNDAIEDDPYDPEGAKAMLEEAGVSDLSMKVWAMPVQRPYNPNARRMAELIQEDFAKIGVTVEIVSYEWGEYLQRSKAEDRDGAVLLGWTGDNGDPDNFLAVLLGCDAVGGSNRAQWCNEEFDGLIKKAKSGSQEERTKLYEEAQVVFKREAPWATIAHSVVFMPMSKKVTGYVMDPLGGHWFDGVDLAE; encoded by the coding sequence ATGACTAAGATCAAGACACTGCTTGCCACCACCATTCTCGCTACGGGATTGGCGACGGGTGCAAGCGCAAAAACGCTTGTCTATTGCTCGGAAGGCTCGCCGGAAGGCTTCGATACGGCTCTGTATACGGCCGGCACGACATTCGATGCTTCTTCCAAGCCGATCTACAACCGACTGGTTGAGTTCGAACGCGGCACCACGCAGGTGAAGCCTGGCCTGGCTGAAAGCTGGGAAGTTTCCGACGATGGCACCGAATATACCTTCAAACTGCGCTCGGGCGTAAAATTCCACACCACCGACTACTTCACCCCGTCGCGCGAATTCAATGCGGACGACGTGGTATTCTCCTTCGAACGTCAGCTCAGCAAGGACAATCCGTATCACACCTATGTGGACGGCGCGAGCTGGGAATACTTCAACGGCATGTCGATGCCCGATCTCATCAAGTCGATCGAAAAGGTCGACGACATGACGGTCAAGTTCGTGCTGACCCGCCCGGAAGCTCCGTTCATCGCCAACCTTGCCATGGACTTCGCTTCGATCGTTTCGAAGGAATACGCCGACAAGCTGGCCGGAGAGGACAACAAGTCAGACATGAACCAGAAGCCGGTGGGCACGGGCCCGTTCCAGTTCGTCGCCTATCAGCCTGACGCGGTCATCCGCTACAAGGCATTTGCCGACTACTGGGACGGCAAGCAGCCGATCGACGATCTGGTCTTCGCCATCACCACCGATGCCTCGGTGCGCCAGCAGAAGCTGACCAGCGGCGAATGCCATGTCATGCCCTATCCGAACCCTGCCGACATTGAAGCGCTGAAGGGCAATGCCGATCTGCAGATGATGGAACAGCAGGGCCTAAACGTTGGCTATCTTGCCTACAACACCAAGGTTGCGCCGTTTGACAATGCCAAGGTGCGCAAGGCGCTGAACATGGCCATCAACAAGCAGGCCATTCTCGACGCGGTATTCCAGGGAGCAGGCCAGGCGGCCAAGAACCCGATCCCGCCGACCATGTGGTCATACAACGATGCCATCGAGGATGACCCATACGATCCGGAAGGCGCCAAGGCGATGCTGGAAGAGGCAGGCGTCAGCGATCTTTCCATGAAAGTATGGGCAATGCCGGTGCAGCGTCCCTACAACCCGAATGCCCGCCGCATGGCCGAGCTGATCCAGGAAGACTTCGCCAAGATCGGCGTGACCGTGGAAATCGTGTCCTATGAATGGGGCGAGTATCTGCAGCGCTCGAAAGCGGAAGACCGCGATGGCGCCGTCCTGCTTGGCTGGACCGGCGACAATGGCGACCCGGACAACTTCCTGGCTGTCCTGCTGGGTTGTGACGCCGTGGGCGGCTCCAACCGTGCACAGTGGTGCAATGAGGAGTTTGACGGCCTGATCAAGAAGGCAAAGTCAGGCTCGCAGGAAGAACGCACCAAACTCTATGAAGAAGCTCAGGTCGTCTTCAAGCGGGAAGCCCCATGGGCAACCATTGCCCATTCGGTCGTCTTCATGCCGATGAGCAAGAAGGTTACCGGTTATGTGATGGACCCGCTGGGCGGCCACTGGTTCGACGGCGTGGACCTCGCCGAGTAA
- the fdh3B gene encoding formate dehydrogenase FDH3 subunit beta, whose translation MARAKFLCDAERCIECNACVTACKNEHEVPWGINRRRVVTINDGKPGERSISVACMHCSDAPCMAVCPVDCFYQTDDGVVLHSKDLCIGCGYCFYACPFGAPQYPQAGNFGSRGKMDKCTFCAGGPEENNSQAEFQKYGRNRIAEGKLPICAEMCSTKALLAGDGDVVSGIYRERVVARGFGSGAWGWGTAYGQKGG comes from the coding sequence ATGGCTAGAGCTAAATTCCTTTGTGACGCCGAACGCTGCATCGAGTGCAATGCCTGTGTCACAGCGTGCAAGAACGAGCATGAAGTGCCATGGGGCATCAACCGCCGCCGGGTGGTTACCATCAACGATGGCAAGCCCGGTGAACGGTCGATCTCCGTGGCCTGCATGCATTGTTCGGATGCGCCGTGTATGGCGGTCTGTCCGGTGGATTGCTTCTACCAGACCGATGACGGCGTGGTGCTCCACTCCAAGGATCTTTGCATCGGCTGCGGCTATTGCTTCTATGCGTGCCCCTTCGGCGCGCCGCAATATCCCCAGGCCGGCAATTTCGGCTCGCGCGGAAAGATGGACAAATGCACTTTCTGCGCCGGCGGTCCGGAAGAGAACAATTCCCAGGCGGAATTCCAGAAATACGGCCGCAACCGTATTGCAGAAGGCAAACTGCCGATCTGTGCGGAGATGTGCTCGACAAAGGCACTGCTTGCCGGCGACGGCGACGTTGTCTCGGGCATTTACCGTGAGCGTGTCGTCGCCCGCGGCTTTGGTTCCGGCGCCTGGGGATGGGGTACGGCCTATGGCCAGAAGGGCGGCTGA
- a CDS encoding formate dehydrogenase subunit gamma, with product MARLTLAFVFVIGLFFQALFFQAMAQETGNGESADRSSTGGAQTLEDILKRQRGEMIDDSFRRSATGDPDTAAGIASQLGTLGGASDPELWRALRYGSADITVSSGGEVATVLMQDGGMRWLNWRQGPLAKWGGYLLLATLALLILFYLIRGRIRIDGKKTGRTITRFETVERFGHWLLAGSFILLGITGLITLFGRSALIPLIGKDAFATLAIGSKWIHNNVSWAFMLALIMVFVMWIVHNLPDRTDLNWLAKGGGLFKKGVHPPAKKFNAGQKLIFWSVILLGVSVSASGLSLLFPFELPMFAATFDTLNATGVPQLIGLGELRSELAPHEEMQYAQLWHAIIAFLMMAIVIAHIYIGSVGMEGAFDAMGSGEVEEQWAREHHSLWVDEVKSAKGRKAAAGKPAPAE from the coding sequence ATGGCTCGGCTCACACTTGCCTTTGTCTTTGTGATCGGCCTGTTTTTCCAGGCCCTGTTTTTCCAGGCGATGGCCCAGGAAACGGGCAATGGTGAAAGCGCCGACCGGTCATCGACCGGTGGTGCGCAGACACTTGAAGACATCCTCAAGCGCCAGCGCGGCGAAATGATCGACGATTCGTTCCGCCGCAGCGCAACCGGCGATCCGGACACTGCGGCGGGCATCGCTTCTCAACTGGGCACGCTGGGCGGTGCATCGGATCCAGAATTGTGGCGGGCGCTGCGCTACGGTTCTGCAGACATCACCGTCTCCAGCGGCGGTGAAGTGGCAACGGTCCTGATGCAGGATGGCGGTATGCGCTGGCTCAACTGGCGCCAGGGCCCGCTGGCAAAGTGGGGCGGTTATCTGCTGCTTGCAACGCTTGCCCTCCTCATCCTGTTCTACCTGATCCGTGGCCGCATTCGTATCGACGGCAAGAAGACCGGACGCACGATCACCCGGTTTGAAACAGTTGAGCGCTTTGGACACTGGCTGCTGGCGGGCTCGTTCATTCTGCTCGGCATTACCGGCCTGATCACCCTGTTCGGCCGCTCTGCGCTCATTCCGCTGATCGGCAAGGATGCATTCGCTACCCTCGCCATCGGTTCCAAATGGATACACAACAACGTGTCCTGGGCCTTCATGCTTGCCCTGATAATGGTGTTCGTCATGTGGATTGTGCACAACCTGCCCGACCGCACGGACCTGAACTGGCTGGCCAAGGGCGGCGGCCTGTTCAAGAAGGGCGTTCACCCTCCGGCAAAGAAATTCAATGCCGGGCAGAAGCTGATTTTCTGGTCGGTGATCCTGCTTGGCGTGTCAGTGTCGGCATCCGGTCTTTCGCTGCTCTTTCCCTTTGAATTGCCGATGTTTGCAGCAACGTTCGACACGTTGAATGCGACCGGCGTTCCGCAGCTGATCGGCCTGGGCGAGTTGCGCTCCGAGCTGGCTCCCCATGAAGAGATGCAATATGCCCAGCTTTGGCACGCCATCATCGCGTTTCTGATGATGGCCATTGTGATCGCCCACATTTACATCGGCTCGGTCGGCATGGAAGGCGCATTTGACGCCATGGGCTCCGGCGAGGTGGAAGAACAGTGGGCCCGCGAACACCACAGCCTGTGGGTGGATGAAGTAAAATCAGCCAAGGGACGCAAGGCAGCTGCCGGAAAACCTGCTCCGGCCGAATAG
- a CDS encoding twin-arginine translocation pathway signal protein codes for MSKSSEAISEKGKGRRDFLKMAALSAPAAVAAAGTMGAEARAAVPDPASETIQDTEHTRAYYDSARF; via the coding sequence ATGAGCAAATCCAGCGAGGCGATTTCCGAGAAGGGCAAGGGACGCCGCGACTTCCTTAAAATGGCTGCCTTGTCTGCGCCTGCCGCGGTTGCTGCCGCCGGCACCATGGGCGCTGAAGCCCGGGCTGCGGTGCCCGACCCTGCATCGGAAACGATCCAGGACACCGAGCATACCCGCGCCTATTACGACAGTGCCCGGTTCTAG
- a CDS encoding multicopper oxidase family protein, which produces MAVPTFPQAAFAQDITIEAKPSTAQLVPAEYGQTGVWAYDGMVPGTPLRLQQGERLRRVLVNRLDQPTTIHWHGIRLENAMDGAAGLTQEAVAPGGQFSYDFVAKDAGTYWYHPHRNSLEQVARGLSGPLIVEEHEAPDVDEDLTLLIQDWRLDQEAQIVADFANMHDMAHAGRIGNHLTVNGLPEFRTPAKTGQRLRLRIINAASDRILRLGAKGLTGYVVALDGMPLQKPEALTEIVLAPAQRADLFADIAAEPGETAHLTSIERQGTFSLAAFSVSGRDGTTLRPAPQSLPPNPVAVPSLKNARTLELVMEGGAMGRMAAARTADGKTRSMRELIGQGMAWAFNGVAGMPDRPLADLDLGEEVRMLLSNQTAWPHAMHLHGHHFQEVKDKTPGPLRDTILVMPQEKREIVFVADNPGKWMFHCHMLSHQAAGMMSWVNVIS; this is translated from the coding sequence ATGGCGGTACCAACGTTTCCGCAGGCGGCATTTGCGCAGGATATCACCATAGAAGCAAAGCCGTCGACGGCCCAGCTGGTTCCTGCCGAATATGGGCAAACCGGTGTGTGGGCCTATGACGGCATGGTACCGGGCACCCCCTTGCGGCTTCAGCAGGGAGAAAGGCTGCGACGGGTTCTCGTAAACCGGCTGGATCAGCCGACCACAATCCACTGGCACGGCATCCGGCTGGAAAACGCGATGGATGGCGCAGCCGGCCTTACCCAGGAAGCGGTGGCACCCGGCGGGCAGTTTTCATATGACTTCGTGGCAAAGGATGCCGGAACCTATTGGTATCATCCCCATCGCAACTCGCTGGAACAGGTGGCGCGCGGGCTGTCCGGTCCGCTCATCGTGGAAGAACACGAAGCGCCGGATGTCGATGAAGACCTGACCTTGCTGATTCAGGATTGGCGGCTCGATCAAGAAGCGCAGATCGTAGCGGATTTTGCCAACATGCATGACATGGCCCATGCCGGCCGGATCGGAAATCACCTGACGGTCAACGGTCTTCCCGAATTCAGGACGCCGGCAAAAACCGGTCAGCGCTTGCGGCTGCGCATCATCAACGCCGCCTCGGACCGCATTCTGCGTCTGGGTGCAAAGGGCTTGACGGGATACGTGGTGGCGCTGGACGGCATGCCGCTACAAAAGCCCGAAGCCCTTACCGAAATAGTATTGGCACCGGCTCAGCGCGCTGACCTGTTCGCCGACATTGCTGCAGAACCCGGGGAAACGGCTCACCTGACGTCCATCGAACGTCAGGGCACTTTTTCGCTCGCCGCCTTTTCCGTTAGCGGCAGGGACGGAACAACCCTTCGCCCTGCTCCTCAATCCCTGCCCCCCAATCCGGTTGCCGTGCCATCGCTCAAGAACGCCAGAACCCTTGAACTGGTCATGGAAGGTGGTGCAATGGGCCGGATGGCAGCTGCCAGAACAGCTGACGGAAAGACCCGTTCCATGCGCGAACTGATCGGTCAGGGCATGGCCTGGGCGTTCAACGGCGTGGCGGGAATGCCCGACCGGCCCCTTGCCGATCTTGACCTCGGGGAAGAGGTCCGCATGCTCTTGTCAAACCAGACCGCATGGCCGCATGCCATGCATCTGCACGGCCACCATTTTCAGGAAGTGAAAGACAAAACGCCCGGTCCCTTGCGCGACACGATTTTGGTAATGCCGCAGGAAAAACGCGAAATTGTCTTTGTCGCCGACAATCCCGGAAAGTGGATGTTTCACTGCCACATGCTGTCTCACCAGGCGGCTGGCATGATGAGTTGGGTGAACGTAATTTCCTGA
- a CDS encoding c-type cytochrome, producing the protein MAVPPHGVFSAIAAILSLFLVMGKAQAADFYTLKGHGGPVMDVAVSAHTGDVASASFDNSVGLWRQRNPKWLEGHEAAVNVVEIIGPDKLASGGDDFSIVIWDLATGSHQRLAGHKGKVIDLAVSPDKRLLASASWDGSIGLWPLDQPDEEEGANTPVFLQGHTAGVNALAFSSDGRTLYSASVDGTIRLWDLTTKSAKQILVQNGFGINVIALGGQDDAGKERWIAYGTVDGITRIIDLGSGREIQDFTLDRRPILSMALNADGKRLATGDGHGYITVFETRNWRIERDFKAALRGPIWALAFSPDGSTILAGGIENIVYAWPIESLSEHQPMAASTPSFLRSPREMDNGERQFARKCSICHSLTGGSARKAGPSLHRLFGRKAGTLPGYNYSDTLVNSKVVWNETTVDLLFAEGPDVYVPGSKMPMQRITGPQDRKDLVDFLKEATR; encoded by the coding sequence ATGGCAGTGCCCCCTCACGGTGTGTTTTCCGCCATTGCGGCAATCCTTTCGCTGTTCCTTGTTATGGGCAAGGCACAAGCTGCCGACTTCTACACCTTGAAAGGCCATGGCGGTCCGGTAATGGACGTCGCCGTTTCGGCCCATACCGGAGATGTCGCCTCGGCCAGCTTCGACAATTCCGTCGGTCTCTGGCGCCAGCGCAATCCGAAATGGCTGGAAGGCCATGAAGCCGCCGTCAACGTGGTCGAAATCATCGGCCCGGACAAACTGGCATCGGGTGGTGACGACTTCTCCATTGTCATCTGGGATTTGGCTACCGGCAGCCATCAGCGCCTGGCAGGCCACAAGGGCAAGGTCATTGACCTTGCCGTTTCGCCGGACAAACGCCTGCTTGCTTCGGCAAGCTGGGACGGCAGCATTGGCTTATGGCCGCTCGATCAGCCAGATGAGGAAGAAGGCGCCAACACACCGGTCTTTCTCCAGGGCCATACCGCCGGCGTCAACGCACTCGCATTCTCTTCAGATGGCAGAACGCTCTATTCCGCCTCTGTTGACGGCACCATCCGTCTTTGGGACCTCACCACGAAAAGCGCAAAACAGATCCTGGTCCAGAACGGTTTCGGCATCAACGTGATTGCACTTGGCGGGCAGGATGATGCCGGCAAGGAACGGTGGATTGCCTATGGCACGGTCGATGGTATCACCCGCATCATCGACCTTGGCAGCGGCAGGGAGATCCAGGATTTTACCCTTGATCGCAGGCCCATCCTCTCAATGGCGCTCAACGCCGATGGGAAACGGCTCGCAACCGGGGACGGGCATGGCTATATCACCGTTTTCGAAACACGGAACTGGCGCATCGAACGCGATTTCAAGGCAGCACTCAGGGGCCCTATCTGGGCGCTTGCCTTCAGCCCGGATGGCAGTACGATTCTTGCAGGAGGGATCGAGAACATCGTTTATGCCTGGCCAATCGAAAGCCTCTCGGAACATCAGCCGATGGCGGCAAGCACGCCGAGTTTTTTGCGTTCTCCGCGGGAAATGGACAATGGCGAACGGCAGTTCGCGCGCAAGTGTTCGATCTGCCATTCCCTGACCGGCGGCAGCGCGCGGAAAGCCGGGCCAAGCCTGCATCGGCTTTTTGGCAGAAAGGCCGGCACGCTGCCCGGCTACAATTACTCCGATACCCTTGTGAACTCAAAAGTGGTATGGAACGAAACCACCGTCGACCTGCTGTTTGCCGAGGGGCCGGACGTCTATGTTCCGGGCAGCAAGATGCCCATGCAGCGCATAACAGGACCACAGGACAGAAAAGACCTTGTGGATTTCCTGAAGGAAGCAACCAGATGA